A genome region from Arachidicoccus soli includes the following:
- a CDS encoding dihydroorotase, producing the protein MKNYLIKNAKIVNEGISFIGDVLISKGRIEKIDKNIKTDLNVVEINADGLSLLPGVIDDQVHFRDPGLTHKANIYTEAKAAVAGGITSFMEMPNTVPPAFTHELLEQKYAIAQENALANYSFYLGTSNDNIEEILKVNKRKNDICGVKIFMGSSTGNLLVNDPLVLDKVFGGCEILIATHCEEESIIRSNYEALKAKKPVLDPADHPVIRNAENCFESSFKAIQFAKKHGSRLHILHITTEKELQLFSNMMPLEQKRITAEVCVHHLHFTSKDYTQYGNQIKCNPAIKEPFNRDAIWKALLDDRLDVIATDHAPHLLSEKGFERDAAGKIVPLKGATYETSHAGLPLAQHSLQMMLHYVKEGRISIEKVVEKMSHAVATCFQIKERGFIREGYFADLVLVDMNKNYTVQQTNLLYKCGWSPLEGFTFPATIEKTFVNGHLVYGNEVFDESIKGKRLQFDR; encoded by the coding sequence ATGAAGAATTATTTAATTAAGAACGCTAAAATTGTGAACGAAGGTATATCATTTATTGGGGATGTGTTAATTTCTAAAGGAAGGATAGAAAAAATTGATAAAAACATAAAAACTGATTTGAATGTTGTCGAAATAAATGCTGATGGGCTTTCACTTCTGCCTGGAGTCATAGATGATCAAGTGCATTTTCGAGATCCCGGACTTACACACAAAGCCAATATCTATACTGAAGCAAAAGCCGCTGTGGCTGGTGGTATTACCAGCTTCATGGAGATGCCAAATACCGTGCCACCTGCATTTACGCACGAATTGTTGGAGCAAAAATATGCAATTGCTCAAGAAAACGCCTTGGCTAACTATTCTTTTTATTTAGGAACATCTAATGATAATATTGAAGAGATATTAAAAGTAAACAAGCGTAAAAATGATATTTGTGGGGTGAAGATCTTTATGGGTTCCTCCACAGGCAACTTGCTGGTAAATGATCCCTTGGTACTGGATAAAGTTTTTGGTGGATGTGAAATCTTGATTGCAACACATTGTGAAGAAGAAAGTATTATTCGCTCAAATTATGAAGCATTAAAAGCTAAAAAACCTGTTTTAGATCCTGCCGATCATCCGGTCATTCGCAATGCAGAAAATTGTTTTGAAAGTTCTTTTAAAGCTATACAGTTTGCAAAAAAACATGGGAGTCGCCTGCATATTTTGCATATTACGACTGAGAAAGAGTTGCAATTATTTAGTAATATGATGCCTCTGGAGCAGAAGAGAATAACGGCAGAGGTTTGTGTTCATCATTTACATTTCACCTCAAAAGATTATACACAATATGGCAACCAAATAAAGTGCAATCCTGCAATTAAAGAGCCCTTTAATCGTGACGCTATCTGGAAGGCGCTTTTAGATGACCGCCTTGATGTAATTGCCACGGATCATGCGCCACACCTCTTATCCGAAAAAGGTTTTGAAAGAGATGCCGCAGGAAAAATTGTTCCCCTTAAAGGGGCAACTTACGAAACTTCACATGCCGGACTGCCATTGGCACAGCATTCTTTACAGATGATGTTGCATTATGTAAAAGAGGGGAGAATTTCCATAGAAAAAGTGGTAGAAAAAATGTCTCATGCTGTAGCAACTTGTTTTCAGATAAAAGAAAGAGGATTTATTCGTGAAGGATATTTTGCAGATTTGGTATTAGTTGATATGAATAAAAATTATACTGTACAACAAACAAACCTGCTTTACAAATGCGGTTGGTCTCCTTTGGAAGGTTTTACATTTCCTGCAACAATAGAGAAAACCTTTGTAAATGGCCATTTAGTTTATGGAAATGAAGTATTTGATGAATCTATTAAAGGAAAGCGTTTGCAATTTGACAGATAA